In the genome of Bacteroidota bacterium, the window TTGTTTTTAATTTTCATATATTTACTTTTTTATTGTGTTAAAAAAACAAATTTATGTAAATTAGGATTGATAACCTGAGTTGAAATAAATTATGAAAACATTTCTTTAACTTTATCAAAAATTCCTTTATCTGTAGATGGGCTTGGGATAAAGTTTTCAGAATTTTTCAATTCTTTCAGTATTTGTTTTTCTTGACTGTTTAGCTTTACAGGAACCCAAATATTTATATGAATAAGTTGATCACCACTGCCATAGGCATTTAAATTGGGGATACCTTTTCCTTTAAGTCTGAATATTTTTCCACCTTGAGTGCCGGCAGGAATATTTATTTTTGCTTTAGCGTTTATTGTAGGAACTTCAACGCTTTTTCCAAGTGCTGCATCAGCGATATTGAGATAAAGGTCGTAAATTATATTGTTACCATCACGCTTCAAGTATTTATCTTCTGTTTCATTAATAACAACTATCAGATCTCCGGGAATCCCTCCTCTTGGGGCAGCATTTCCTTTTCCTGAAACAGCCAATTGTACACCTTCTGAAACACCTGCAGGAATATTAATTTCTATAACTTCCGAGCCCATTACTCTACCATCACCACGACAATTTGAACACTTGTTAGTAATTATTCTACCTTCACCATTACAAGTAGGGCATGTACTTGTTGTGTACATTTGTCCCAAAAAAGTATTTGTAGCACGCTTTACCTGTCCTGCACCACCGCAACTTGAACATGTTTGAAAAGCATTACTACCTTCTGCACCAGAACCACCACATACATCACAGGCTACAGATTTTTTTACTTTTATTTTTTTCTTAGTTCCGTTTGCAATTTCTTTGAGAGTTAAAGCAACTTTTATTCGTAAGTCAGAGCCTTTAAAAACTCTTCTTCGTCCTTGAGAACGCTGTCCTCCTCCTCCGAAAAAAGATTCAAAAGGATTTGAACCGCCAAATATATCACCAAAACTATCAAAAATATCATCCATTGACATTTCACCACCTTGACCAAAACCTCCTTTTAAACCACTATGTCCATACTGGTCGTACCTTGATTTTTTATCAGGATCACGTAAAACTTCATAGGCTTCAGCGGCTTCTTTGAATTTTTCTTCAGCAGCTTTATTATCAGGATTTTTATCTGGATGATATTGTATAGCTTTTTTACGATAGGCTTTTTTTATCTCTTCATTTGACGCAGATTTATCTACATCAAGAATTTCGTAATAATCTCTTTTTGACATAATTATTCTCCAACTACAACTTTTGAAAATCTAATAACTTTATCTTTATGTTTATATCCCTTTTGTACCTGATCAACAATTTTCCCTTTAAGTTTTTTCTTAGTAACAGGTATTTTGGTTAATGCTTCATGTATTTCCGAGTCAAATGCTTCTCCTATGCACTTAATTTCCGTTACATCATTTTCCTTTAATAATTTTTTAAATTTATTAAAGATCAAATTCAATCCATCATCAATTACTTTGGAATCATCTGATTTATTTTCTTTTATTGATTGCAAGGCTCTTTCAAAATCATCAATTACAGAAATAAAATCAAAAAGCAATCTTTCATTTGCATGATCAATTAGTTGCAATTTTTCTTTACTGGTTCTTCGTCTGAAATTTTCAAATTCAGAATATTGCCTTAAATACTTATCATGTAATTCATCATGCTCTCTTTTCAACTTATCGTACTCACTTTCTTCTTCCTCAATTTCTTCCTCTTTTTCAAGCTCATCACTATCCTCAGTAATTTCTTTTTCCTCTGAAGAATCTTCTTCTTTCTCTTTTTTAATTTCTTGCTGTTCTGAAGAATCTTTTAGCTTTTCTTCTTTTTTATCTTTCAATTTCTCGTTTTTTCCTTTTGTCATTTGTTATCAATTTTAAGGCTCAATGGAGCTTTTTATTGTTAAAATCAATCACTTAACTCTTTTAAATAAAGCACAAAGCCCTATTCAATTATTTTGCCAAAAATATTCTTTGTCAATATGGCATGAAGAAAATATAATATGTTTTTCTTTTTTAAATTTTCATCACAAATTCTTAGTACAAATAAAAAATTGTTTGTCCTTATTTTATGAAATATCTTAAATTTGCTTTCATGACAAAATCCATAAAAAAAACAATATACTTTCATGTTGGTACAGGAAAAACAGGAACAACATTTTTGCAATATCGTGTTTTCCCAAAATTTAAAAATATTTACTACATCAATAGAACAAAATATAAGAAAGCAAAAACGATAATTAATAATACCAATCACAATAAATATTTAGTATCACGCGAATTTGACCAACAATTAGAGCGGGAAGTAAAATTATTTTCATCCTATTTTCCTGATACTATTCCAATAATTGTTTTTAGAAGGCATGACAGCTACATTGCTTCACAGTATCGAAGATTTTTAAAAAACGGTTTTAGAGGAAATTTCCAAGATTTTTTTGATTTGGAAAATGATTTAGGTAAATTTAAAAAGCATGACTTGAATTATTCACATCAAATTCAATTACTTGAAAAATATTTTAAAGCAAAACCAGTAGTTCTTATTTATGAAAAGCTCAAAAGCAATCCATCTGATTTTATTAATAATCTATCTGATTTAATGGATGTTTCTATTAATCTTGAAAAGCTTAATTTAACAAAAAAGCATTCTTCTTATTCCGAAAAGCAAATAAAAGCAATAGTTTTTGTCGGGAGAAAAATTAATTTAAGAAAAAGAAGAATTTTTGAAAATGGTATTTTACATTTTTTATGGAAACTTTATTTGGGATTTATTCGTTACACAATTTTGTACACAGCTAAATTATTCCCTGATTCTTTTTTTGGAAACAAAGCCCTTATTTCAAAAAATGAACTTGAAAAAATTCGGAATTTTTACAAAGATGACTGGGAGAAATGTTTGCAATATTCTGAGACTAAAAATTAAAGTGATACTAAACCGCCATCAATTTAATACAAAAATTATCTTTCAATAAAATCGTTTACAATATCAAGATATTCATCAAATCCTAATGTTTGAGGTACTCCATCTTTCCCATGTTTTGCACCTTCAACAGGATGTGCTTCTTTGTAAATTCCTTTGTAATTATTATAAATTAGTTCACCATTTGAAATTGCAATGTAATCATCCTCAACACCATGAAACCACATAAAAGCTTGATCAACATCTTTTATCATTTCAGCATTTTCTAGTTTTAAATCTGTTAAAAACTCAGCCTGAACATTTATCATTGTTGATTCTTGGGTAAGATTTTCGGCAGAGGAAAATGGTGATTCAAGTATTAGTTTATTGGGTTTAAAATCATCATAAAAAGCTGCTGCATAAGTTGCGGGTGCTGAACCAAGACTAAAACCATAAATTATCACTTGCTTGTTTTTAGCAGCATGTTGTTTTAACCAATTTAAAGCAGCGGAAACATCAGCATTCATTCCATCTTCACTTGGGCTACCTTCTGAAAGTCCATAGCCTCTATAATCAAACATCAAAACTCCGTATCTGTTTTTCCCTCCACAATTTGCCAATAATTTTGCCCTTGCCCAGTAATAATCCATGTGGTCGGTTTGCCCATGGCAATACAAAATTATTGTATCTGTAAAAATAGAATCAAGTTCTCCAATATACAGTCCCGCAATTGCTTTAGGCTCTGACTCTCCTTCTAATTTTGATTCAAAAGAAACAAAGGTAAGCATATCGTCAGCAATATCATATTGCGAAGGTAAAACAAGTTCTGTTTCTCCTTTATAATCGTCAAGTAAATATTCTGTAATTGAATTATCGTTTAAAAAAGCCATGTCATCAATTCGTAAACATGATGACAAGATTACTATCAAAAGTATTGTTATTATTTTTTTCATGTTAAAATCTTTTAGTTATTCCTAAAAAAATACCTGTTGCTCCGCTATTGCCTGTAAAACTTTGGTATGGTACAAACACATATTCATTGTTGTGCGATAGTCCAAGAAATTTCATTTCCAG includes:
- the dnaJ gene encoding molecular chaperone DnaJ; protein product: MSKRDYYEILDVDKSASNEEIKKAYRKKAIQYHPDKNPDNKAAEEKFKEAAEAYEVLRDPDKKSRYDQYGHSGLKGGFGQGGEMSMDDIFDSFGDIFGGSNPFESFFGGGGQRSQGRRRVFKGSDLRIKVALTLKEIANGTKKKIKVKKSVACDVCGGSGAEGSNAFQTCSSCGGAGQVKRATNTFLGQMYTTSTCPTCNGEGRIITNKCSNCRGDGRVMGSEVIEINIPAGVSEGVQLAVSGKGNAAPRGGIPGDLIVVINETEDKYLKRDGNNIIYDLYLNIADAALGKSVEVPTINAKAKINIPAGTQGGKIFRLKGKGIPNLNAYGSGDQLIHINIWVPVKLNSQEKQILKELKNSENFIPSPSTDKGIFDKVKEMFS
- a CDS encoding nucleotide exchange factor GrpE, with product MTKGKNEKLKDKKEEKLKDSSEQQEIKKEKEEDSSEEKEITEDSDELEKEEEIEEEESEYDKLKREHDELHDKYLRQYSEFENFRRRTSKEKLQLIDHANERLLFDFISVIDDFERALQSIKENKSDDSKVIDDGLNLIFNKFKKLLKENDVTEIKCIGEAFDSEIHEALTKIPVTKKKLKGKIVDQVQKGYKHKDKVIRFSKVVVGE
- a CDS encoding alpha/beta hydrolase, yielding MKKIITILLIVILSSCLRIDDMAFLNDNSITEYLLDDYKGETELVLPSQYDIADDMLTFVSFESKLEGESEPKAIAGLYIGELDSIFTDTIILYCHGQTDHMDYYWARAKLLANCGGKNRYGVLMFDYRGYGLSEGSPSEDGMNADVSAALNWLKQHAAKNKQVIIYGFSLGSAPATYAAAFYDDFKPNKLILESPFSSAENLTQESTMINVQAEFLTDLKLENAEMIKDVDQAFMWFHGVEDDYIAISNGELIYNNYKGIYKEAHPVEGAKHGKDGVPQTLGFDEYLDIVNDFIER